One part of the Brachyspira sp. SAP_772 genome encodes these proteins:
- a CDS encoding glucose-6-phosphate isomerase → MLSINYKNVLNFLQEYELEYLASSAQYANELLENKKGAGNDFLGWVNLPTEAMKMVKDIETLAAEIRENAEVLVSVGIGGSYLGARAVIESFLNPFTTAKKGNTQVVYAGHNMNGEYFKHLLDYLKDKDFYINVISKSGTTTEPAIAFRVLKEYAEKRYGKEGAAKRIIATTDKAKGALKTLSTENKYRTFVIPDDVGGRYSVLTPVGLIPIAAAGIDIKEFIKGFDSMAKATKKADYKKNPSMLYAMLRNALYSKGFNTEIMVNYIPRMHYISEWWKQLYGESEGKDKKGIFPASVDFSTDLHSLGQFIQDGRRGLFETVIRVDEEEIDLKIKKEESDLDGLNYLKGKSLHQINKSALEATVLAHVDGGVPNIIVDIDKITPFTIGELMYFFEKACGISGHMLGVNPFDQPGVEAYKKNMFAMLGKKGYEKMGRELKARLNK, encoded by the coding sequence ATGCTATCTATAAATTATAAGAATGTATTAAATTTTTTGCAAGAATATGAATTAGAGTATTTAGCAAGTTCAGCACAATATGCTAATGAGCTTTTAGAAAATAAAAAAGGTGCTGGCAATGACTTTTTAGGTTGGGTTAATCTTCCAACTGAAGCTATGAAGATGGTAAAAGATATAGAAACTTTGGCAGCAGAAATAAGAGAGAATGCTGAAGTATTAGTATCTGTTGGTATTGGCGGATCTTATTTGGGTGCGAGAGCTGTTATAGAATCTTTCTTAAATCCTTTTACTACTGCTAAAAAAGGAAATACTCAAGTTGTATATGCTGGTCATAATATGAATGGTGAGTATTTCAAACATTTGTTGGATTATTTAAAAGACAAAGATTTTTATATTAATGTTATATCAAAAAGCGGAACTACTACTGAACCTGCTATAGCTTTTAGAGTATTAAAAGAATATGCTGAAAAAAGATACGGTAAAGAAGGAGCAGCAAAAAGAATAATAGCTACCACAGATAAGGCAAAAGGAGCATTAAAAACATTATCTACAGAAAATAAATACAGAACATTTGTAATACCTGATGATGTTGGAGGTAGATATTCTGTACTTACTCCTGTTGGTCTTATACCTATAGCAGCTGCTGGAATAGACATTAAAGAGTTTATAAAAGGTTTTGACTCTATGGCTAAGGCTACAAAAAAAGCAGATTACAAGAAAAATCCTTCTATGCTTTATGCTATGTTAAGAAACGCTCTTTATAGTAAAGGTTTCAATACAGAGATAATGGTAAATTACATCCCAAGAATGCATTATATATCTGAATGGTGGAAACAATTATATGGAGAAAGCGAAGGTAAAGATAAAAAAGGTATATTCCCTGCTTCTGTGGATTTCTCTACTGATTTGCACTCTTTAGGTCAATTTATACAAGATGGAAGAAGAGGTTTATTTGAAACTGTTATAAGAGTAGATGAAGAAGAAATAGATTTGAAAATAAAAAAAGAAGAATCTGACTTAGATGGACTTAACTACTTAAAAGGAAAATCTTTACATCAAATAAATAAATCTGCATTAGAAGCTACTGTTTTAGCCCATGTTGATGGAGGAGTTCCTAATATAATAGTAGATATAGACAAGATTACTCCATTTACTATTGGTGAACTTATGTATTTCTTTGAGAAGGCTTGCGGTATATCTGGACATATGCTTGGGGTTAATCCATTTGATCAGCCTGGTGTTGAGGCTTATAAGAAAAATATGTTTGCTATGCTTGGAAAAAAAGGCTATGAAAAGATGGGAAGAGAATTAAAAGCAAGATTAAATAAATAA
- the flgG gene encoding flagellar basal-body rod protein FlgG — MLRSLWTAASGMNGMQFKTDTIANNLANVNTIGYKKVRADFEDLIYQNLKIQGTPATEDTVTPVGLQTGLGVKSAATQKMFDQGSLQATGNKLDLALEGEGFFQVLMPDGSVSYTRDGSFKVDANGQLVTSNGYKLVPEIIFPENFLLEKISISREGVVSVTIGDENEPVELGNITLHRFINQAGLLSIGDNLYKETIASGPAFEGEAGSKGFPRIHQGFVEMSNVKVVDEMVDMIVAQRAYEMNSKAVQTSDNLLATVVNLKR, encoded by the coding sequence ATGTTACGTTCACTATGGACTGCTGCTAGCGGTATGAATGGTATGCAATTTAAAACAGATACTATAGCAAATAACCTTGCTAATGTAAACACCATTGGATATAAAAAAGTAAGAGCAGATTTTGAAGATTTAATATATCAAAACTTAAAAATACAGGGAACTCCTGCAACAGAAGACACTGTAACACCTGTTGGACTTCAAACTGGTTTAGGTGTAAAAAGTGCTGCTACACAAAAAATGTTTGATCAAGGTTCATTACAGGCTACAGGAAATAAATTAGATTTAGCATTAGAGGGAGAAGGATTCTTTCAAGTATTGATGCCTGATGGAAGCGTATCATACACAAGAGATGGTTCTTTTAAAGTGGATGCTAATGGTCAGCTTGTCACTTCTAATGGATATAAATTAGTGCCTGAAATTATTTTCCCAGAGAACTTCCTTCTAGAAAAAATTAGTATATCAAGAGAGGGGGTTGTTTCTGTTACAATAGGAGATGAAAACGAACCTGTTGAGCTTGGAAACATTACATTACATAGATTTATAAACCAAGCTGGACTACTATCTATAGGTGATAACTTATATAAAGAAACTATAGCAAGCGGACCTGCTTTTGAAGGCGAGGCTGGTTCTAAAGGTTTCCCTAGAATACATCAGGGCTTCGTTGAAATGTCTAATGTTAAAGTAGTAGATGAAATGGTAGATATGATAGTTGCACAGAGAGCTTATGAAATGAACTCTAAAGCTGTGCAAACTAGTGATAATTTATTAGCTACTGTTGTAAATTTAAAAAGATAA
- the dcd gene encoding dCTP deaminase — translation MILSGLEIEKNLNKNIIIEPFNRKQLNSNSYNVRLHNKLLVYKDNVLDMKKPNETKEIIIPETGYQLEPNQLYLGRTLEYTKTKKYVPMIEGRSSIGRLGIFIHITAGFGDVGFAGYWTLEIFCIKPIIIYPEVEIAQLYYHTIDGEYEEYASSKYQNNTDVQPSMLYKDFK, via the coding sequence ATGATTTTGTCTGGACTTGAAATAGAAAAGAATTTAAATAAAAATATTATAATAGAACCTTTTAACAGGAAACAATTAAACTCAAATAGTTATAATGTAAGGCTTCATAATAAACTTTTAGTATATAAAGATAATGTATTAGATATGAAAAAGCCTAATGAAACTAAAGAAATCATTATACCTGAAACAGGATATCAGTTAGAACCTAATCAGCTTTATTTGGGAAGAACTTTAGAATATACAAAAACAAAAAAATATGTGCCTATGATAGAGGGTAGGTCATCCATAGGAAGGCTTGGAATATTTATACATATTACTGCTGGGTTTGGAGATGTTGGTTTTGCAGGTTATTGGACTTTAGAGATTTTTTGCATTAAGCCTATAATAATATATCCTGAAGTGGAGATTGCTCAACTTTATTATCACACTATAGACGGTGAATATGAAGAGTATGCAAGCAGCAAATATCAAAACAATACTGATGTTCAGCCTAGCATGCTTTATAAAGATTTTAAATAA